The Streptomyces sp. NBC_01197 genome window below encodes:
- a CDS encoding toll/interleukin-1 receptor domain-containing protein codes for MGPDELQEAPEGGDRPMKVFVSYSRRDFHSAEAVTAALWAHEPLDPWFDLQRLRPGMDWEVAWDDALETADALLLLASPSAIASEYVRMEWGRALERGIPVYVGVTAGTDVPPELDASPVHDLRVRFWQRMHALGEEIVRTGAQCGSEPAGDESRPGRPVPQRPSQRLPRLRVPASIAGFVVCAATMGVALVWASVLMMRLDISVGHLAGSPFGEPSRLLHSNSLNGLRLRHWHQTQYRLLTLTAMMAPFGPAVLAVAVGLARRSCGWVSLVVTVGCAVTVLAACGYSVRALLSPPDIGDPTVARQIWPTPAAVTEEAAAVTRLLTVAAVAAAVCLGCALWSRWFYLWLPAGLGVAYQRRRATEVPYAASGPRRSPLRPSRNPGLRPRWREIRQSVREPQPGVQWRGKNWRFLLEWLVLCRRNGVGRGRPVGNVVLQVQCLARADEPIAELLRTALQLAGVGASSETGADTRTETVAPSAGWSFVLVSSHVDWVDVAEATREGAPRTICVLLDQVDVPDDTKELRRYQWLDFREQRPEHLYALVAAVSRPDSEPGMADPVPVPVVADRFRAPLPARGLVSMFRMAAAFAPGFALARLFFAPTSPQSAALTVLAVASAAVLLRMAGRLAARRLTPAQLTRSHTVALTLAVLWCATGASILWTPVLLPGGVAQTFLPKDQPGAGLLVVGLVALLCGYIVALVLAPLPFLSPTHSSWLPRAKAMRPRRPLGAALTSWDGYTLLLAWLLFSFGTLLYMNYVQVNVDL; via the coding sequence ATGGGCCCGGACGAGTTACAGGAAGCGCCTGAGGGCGGCGATCGGCCGATGAAGGTCTTCGTGAGCTACTCGCGGCGTGACTTCCATTCCGCGGAAGCGGTGACCGCGGCGCTGTGGGCGCACGAACCGTTGGATCCCTGGTTCGATCTGCAGCGGCTGCGCCCGGGGATGGACTGGGAGGTAGCGTGGGACGACGCGCTGGAGACGGCCGATGCGCTCCTGCTGCTGGCCTCGCCCTCGGCGATTGCCTCCGAGTACGTTCGCATGGAGTGGGGCAGGGCGCTGGAGCGCGGGATCCCGGTGTACGTCGGCGTGACTGCGGGCACCGATGTGCCGCCGGAGCTAGACGCTTCTCCCGTGCACGACCTGCGCGTCCGTTTCTGGCAGCGGATGCACGCGCTCGGCGAGGAGATTGTCAGAACCGGGGCACAGTGTGGCAGTGAGCCGGCTGGCGACGAGTCCAGGCCGGGGCGGCCGGTGCCGCAGCGACCGTCGCAGCGATTGCCGCGACTTCGGGTGCCCGCCTCGATAGCCGGGTTCGTGGTCTGCGCCGCGACCATGGGCGTCGCCCTGGTGTGGGCGAGTGTGCTCATGATGAGGCTGGACATCTCGGTGGGGCATCTTGCCGGGAGCCCTTTCGGCGAGCCGTCCCGGCTGTTGCACAGCAACTCGCTGAACGGGCTTCGCCTGCGCCACTGGCACCAAACGCAATACCGCCTCCTCACGCTGACCGCGATGATGGCCCCGTTCGGGCCGGCGGTGCTGGCTGTAGCGGTCGGCCTCGCGCGGCGGAGCTGCGGCTGGGTCTCGCTCGTGGTTACGGTCGGTTGCGCCGTGACTGTGTTGGCGGCGTGCGGCTACAGCGTCAGGGCACTCCTCTCCCCGCCGGACATCGGTGATCCCACGGTGGCGAGGCAGATCTGGCCCACTCCGGCGGCGGTGACCGAAGAGGCAGCCGCCGTGACCCGGCTCCTGACCGTTGCAGCCGTGGCCGCGGCGGTCTGCCTGGGCTGCGCGTTGTGGTCCCGGTGGTTCTACCTTTGGCTGCCCGCCGGACTGGGCGTCGCCTACCAGCGCCGCCGCGCCACCGAGGTCCCGTATGCAGCTTCGGGACCCAGGCGGAGTCCCCTCCGTCCGAGTCGGAACCCGGGACTACGGCCCAGGTGGCGGGAGATCCGGCAGTCAGTTCGTGAGCCCCAGCCGGGAGTGCAGTGGCGCGGCAAGAACTGGCGGTTCCTTCTGGAGTGGCTGGTGCTGTGCAGGCGGAACGGGGTCGGACGGGGCCGACCGGTCGGGAATGTTGTCCTGCAGGTGCAGTGCCTGGCGCGTGCCGACGAGCCCATAGCTGAACTCCTGCGCACGGCCCTCCAGCTGGCAGGCGTCGGGGCGAGCTCTGAGACGGGCGCTGACACGCGCACTGAGACCGTCGCACCGAGCGCGGGCTGGTCGTTTGTTCTCGTCAGCTCACATGTGGACTGGGTGGATGTGGCGGAGGCCACCAGGGAAGGGGCACCGCGTACGATCTGCGTGCTGCTGGACCAGGTGGACGTACCCGACGACACCAAGGAGCTGAGGCGCTATCAGTGGCTGGATTTCCGTGAACAGCGACCGGAGCATCTCTACGCCCTGGTCGCCGCGGTGAGCCGGCCCGACTCCGAGCCAGGTATGGCGGACCCCGTGCCCGTCCCTGTCGTCGCCGACCGGTTCCGGGCCCCGCTTCCGGCGCGTGGGCTCGTTTCCATGTTCCGGATGGCCGCGGCGTTCGCTCCGGGGTTCGCCCTGGCGCGACTGTTCTTCGCGCCGACGAGTCCTCAGAGCGCGGCCCTGACTGTTCTGGCTGTGGCTTCGGCGGCGGTACTTCTCCGGATGGCCGGCCGACTGGCCGCCCGGCGCCTGACGCCCGCCCAGCTCACCCGTTCTCATACGGTTGCTTTGACACTGGCGGTGCTCTGGTGCGCGACGGGCGCCTCGATTCTATGGACCCCGGTTCTGCTCCCAGGAGGCGTCGCCCAGACTTTCCTGCCCAAGGACCAGCCCGGTGCGGGGCTGCTCGTCGTCGGCCTCGTGGCATTGCTGTGCGGGTACATTGTTGCCCTCGTCCTGGCGCCGCTCCCGTTTCTTTCTCCCACTCACAGTTCCTGGCTCCCCAGGGCCAAGGCGATGCGGCCCCGGCGACCGCTGGGTGCGGCACTTACTTCCTGGGATGGTTACACCCTGCTGCTGGCCTGGCTCCTCTTCTCGTTCGGTACGTTGCTCTATATGAACTATGTGCAGGTCAATGTCGATTTGTAG